The genomic window GCCGGTCGTGCACGACCACGCCCGGGCGGTACTGCATCACGTAGAAGGGCGCGCCGTTGACGGCGGCGTCCTCGCACAGGGCGAACGGCCGCGCGACGGGGACGTCGGTGTCGGCGAGTGCCGCCAGCACGCGGTGCTCGCGCGCCATGTCGTGCGCGGTCGCGAGCACGTGACCCAGCGGCGGGCGGCGGAGCACCCACTCGCGCCCGCCGCCGCGCACGAGGTAGGTGAGGTTCGAGCGGCCGCCGCTGATGAGCTCGAACGCGAGCGGCACGTCGCCGCCGGGGACGTGCGCGGCGAAGAACCGCGCAACCCGGGCGGCGTCGATGCCGGGGACGTCGCTCACGCGGGCGCGGCGTGCGGACCGCGCACGAGCCGGCCGGGGAGCGCGCCCACGGCTTCGCCCTGCTCGTACGTCACCGTGCCGCGCTTCACCGTGTTGCGGTAGCCGCGCACGCGCTGCACGAGCCGGCGGCCGCTCGCGGGCAGGTCGTACACCATCTCCGGCGCCTCGAGCGCGAGGCGATCGAAGTCGATCAGGTTGACGTCGGCGAGCATGCCGGGCGCGAGCGTGCCGCGATCGAGCAGGCCATAGAGACGGGCCGTGTCGCGGGTCTGGCGCGCGACCAGCATCTCGATCGGGAGACGCGGGCCGCGCACGCGGTCACGCACCCAGTGCGTGAGCAGGTAGGTCGGCGTGCTGGCGTCGCAGATGACGCCGCAGTGCGCGCCGCCGTCGCCGAGGCCGATGACCGCGTGCGGGTGCAGGAGCATCTCGTGGATCGCCGCGAAGTCGCCGCCCGAGTAGTTGAGGAAGGGGAAGTAGAGGAAGGCGTAGCCGTCCTGCTCGAGCAGCAGATCGTAGGCGACGGATTCGGGCGAGCGGCCCTCGCGCGCCGCGATGCCGGCGACGCTCCGCTCGGGACCCGGCTCGTAGTCGGGCGGGTCGCCCAGCGGGAAAAGCTTGTGGAACGCCTGCACGATGTACGCGAGGAGCGGGTTCGGGACCGCCGGCTGCTCGCCGAGGATGCGCTCGCGGAGCGCGGGATCGCGCAGGCGCGCCACGCGCTCGGCCAGGGGCAGCTCGGCGATCTCGCGATAGCTCGGGTGCATCACGAACGGGTGGAGCTTCGACTGGAGGCCCATCAGGACCGACGTCGGCCGGGCGGCGATCTGCGGCGCCAGGTGGGCGCCACGCGCGGCGGCGCGCTCGGCTGCATCGAGGAGGCGCCGCCACTGCGACGGATCGAGGTCGTTCTGCAGGCACGCGAAAGTGACCGGGCGGCCCGTCTCGCGCGAGAGCTGCTCCATCCACGCGAGCTCGGGATCCTCGGGCATGAGATCGGAGGCGACCTCGAGCACGCCGCGGCCGAGCTCGCCCAGCACGCGCCCGATGCCGATCATCTCGTCCGCGGCCGCGAAGGTGCCGGGCACGCACTCGCCGTCGACCGCGCGGTGCAGGAGCGTGCGCGAGCTCGAGAAGCCGAGCGCGCCCGCCGCCACGCCGTCGCGCACGATCGCCGCCATGGCGGCGACGTCGGCGGCGGTGGCCGGCTGGTTCTTGGCGCCGCGCTCGCCCATGACGTACGCGCGCACGGCGCCGTGCGGCACCTGCGTGCCGATGTCGAGCACGCGCGGCATCTGCTCGAGCACGTCGAGATACTCGGGGAAGCTCTGCCACCCCCACCGGATGCCCTCGGCGAGCGCCGCCCCCGGGATGTCCTCGACGCCTTCCATGAGCCCGATCAGCCAGTCGTGACGATCGGGCTGCGCGGGCGCGAAGCCGACGCCGCAGTTGCCCATCACCACCGTCGTGACGCCGTGCCAGGACGAGGGCGTCACGTACGGATCCCACGTCGCCTGGCCGTCGTAATGGGTGTGGATGTCGACCCAGCCGGGCGCGACGACCGCGCCCTTGGCGTCGAGCTCGCGCCGTCCGGCGCCGACGCCGTCGCCGACCGCCGCGATGCGATCGCCGTCGATCGCGACGTCGCCGTCGCGGGGCGGGGTGCCGGTGCCGTCGACGAGGAGGCCGCCGCGGATGACGAGGTCGTGCATGGGCGGGACCCTACCACCGCGGGACGAGCACTGTCATCCGCCGTTCGCGGCTGCTATGACGCGCCGCCATGGGAAAGGCGAAAGAGAAGACCCTCGTGAAGTTGCCGAAGGCCGACGAGGTCGCGGAAGCGAAGCCCCTGGTCGAGAAGGTCGCACGTGCCAAGGGACGGTTCGCGAAGATCAGCGAAACGGCCAAGCCGTCCGATCCGAAGCGCCGTCGCGCGCGGCGCCACGTGAAGCGGGCGCAGCGCAAGCTCCGTCGCGCGCTCGCGTACTCGATCGCGCGCAAGAAGCCCGAGGTGGCGGCCGCTGCCGCCGAGGCGCCCGCCGCGCAACCGGCGTCGTAAGCCGGCGCCGCGGTGAGCGCGCCCGCGGTCAGCACGCCCGCGCAGGCCGAGCCGGTCGAGCTGCTCGCGCTGCCGCCGATGCGAGCCGTGCTGCGGCTCGCCGTGCCGACGACGTTCGTCATGGTGCTCGCGACCGCGACGAACGTGCTCTACACCTACTTCGTGAGCCGCCTCGGCTCCGAGGCGATCGCGGCCGTCTCGCTCGTCTTCCCGATCTCGCTGCTGGTCGGGACGGCCATGACGGGCGGGCTCGGGGGCGGCGTCGCCTCCGCCATCGCGCGCGCGCTCGGCGCCGGCCGGCCCGGATACGCGGTCGAGATCGCCGAGCACGCGATCGGGCTCGCGGTCACGGTCGGGGTCGCCTTCGGGCTCGTCATGATCCTCGGCGGCACGTTCGTCTTCCGTCTCATGAGCGGCCCGCGCGTCGACCCGGCCGTGCTCGACGCGGCGGCCGGCTTCGGGCGGATCCTCTTCGGTGGCGCGGCGATCACGTTCACCGGCGGCATGTTCGACAGCATGCTGCGCGGCGAGGGCAACGTGCGCGTGCCGTCGACGTGGTCGAGCGTGTCGCTGACGCTCCAGATGATGCTCACGCCGCTCTGCATGTTCACCCTGGGGATGGGGCTCCCCGGCGCCGCGGTCGCGCTCCTCGCCTCGCAGGGCCTGGCGACGATCCCGCGCGCCTACTACGTCTTCGGCGGCAGGGGCGTGATCCATCCGGCGCCGGTGCCGCATCGCATCCGCCGCGCACCCCTGCGCGAGATCCTGCAGGTCGGCGTACCCGCGTCGCTCTCGACCATCGTCAACTACCTGGGGCTCATGATCCTCACGACCGTCGTCGCGCGCCTCGGCACGGCCCATCTCGCGGCGTGGGGGCTCTGCACGCGCTTCGACTTCCTGCTCATGTCGTTCGCCTACGGGTTCGCCGTCGCGGTGCTGACGCTCGTGGGCCTCGCGACCGGCGCGCGGCGGCCCGACCGGGCCCGCGTGTACGTCCTGCGCGCCGGCGTCTGCATCGTCGCGCTGCTCTCGATCCCGGCTGTCGTCCTGTGGTGGAACCCGTCGCTGTGGATCAGCGTCTTCTCCGCCGACCCCGAGATCCAGGAAGTGGGCGCGGCGTACTTCCGCCTGGTCGGCCCGTCCTATCCCTTCGTCGCCGTCAGCATGGTGTTGGCGTTCGCCTTCCAGGGGCTCGGGCACGCCACCATCCCGCTCTGCTGGATGATCGTCCGGGTGGTCGGCGTCCTCGCCGCGTCCATCATCTGCACGCAATGGCTCGGGCTCGGCGAGCGCGCCGTCTTCGCCGCGGTCGCGGTCGGCAACGTCACCTCGTCGATCGTGATGGTGACGCTCTTCCGAATGACCGAGCGCCGCGTGGCAGCGGCGATGTAGCCGACCCAAAGAATCCGACCCAAGACTACGTCTTGGGTCGGGGCGAGAGTGGGGCGTCGGTGGTACGCGCGACCGGCATGCCGCGGCCGGCGAAGCCCGGCGAAGCCGGCGGCACACGAGGTACGCACGAGGGGTCGCGCGGCGACGGAGCGCCTCCGTCCGATTCGGATGGCGCGAAGCCGTATGTAGACGCGCCTGCGCGCTGCCGGATTACGCCACGTCGGCAGGCCGTGTCGCCGGTGCCTTAACGTCCTCGCGCGTACCTCGCGTTGCCGCGCCGGCTTGGCCGGCCGCGGCATGTCGGTCGCGCGTGCCACCGGCGCCACACCCTCGGGTCCTCCCCGACCCAAGACGTAGTCTTGGGTCGGTTACCGTTGTGCGCGCGGCACCACGGCGCGCGTGCGCGAACCGCCGATGCGGCGAAACTGGTAGCGGAAGGGCACGACCTTGCCGCTCGCGGCCGAGGCCCGCACGGTCGTGAGCCAGCGCGCGAGCCCGGACCGAAGGTAGGCCGGCTCGAGGTCGAGGGCGTGGCAGATGTTGACGAACGAGAACGTCCAGGTGGGATCGTCGGCGAAGATCCACTGGCGGGCGTCCTCGAACTGGCGCTCGGCGGCCCGGCCCCTGGCCGTGGCGTAACGTTGGAGTGTCGCCACCGCGTCCTCCAGCACGGCCAGCATGAGCCGCTTCTCGGGTTGGAGCGAGGCGCCGCCGTCGCGGTCGAAAAGCTGGCTCGGAAGGATGGTCTCGGGCTCGAACACGGCGGATGCGGAGGCGGGGAGGGCGCGATCTTCCGCAATCGCGGTTGCAGTCTTCATGGGGTGGACCTTAGGCCCGCGAGCGAACCCTGTCAATATCTGTCCAAAAGATTGACAAAACATGATTCGACGGGTAGATGGGAGCGATGCCGGACCAGACGCGCGGCTCGCACCGGGGGCGCGGGGAGCGGGGTCGGCGCGCGGGGGTGTCGGAGCGCGCC from Candidatus Eisenbacteria bacterium includes these protein-coding regions:
- a CDS encoding amidohydrolase family protein — protein: MHDLVIRGGLLVDGTGTPPRDGDVAIDGDRIAAVGDGVGAGRRELDAKGAVVAPGWVDIHTHYDGQATWDPYVTPSSWHGVTTVVMGNCGVGFAPAQPDRHDWLIGLMEGVEDIPGAALAEGIRWGWQSFPEYLDVLEQMPRVLDIGTQVPHGAVRAYVMGERGAKNQPATAADVAAMAAIVRDGVAAGALGFSSSRTLLHRAVDGECVPGTFAAADEMIGIGRVLGELGRGVLEVASDLMPEDPELAWMEQLSRETGRPVTFACLQNDLDPSQWRRLLDAAERAAARGAHLAPQIAARPTSVLMGLQSKLHPFVMHPSYREIAELPLAERVARLRDPALRERILGEQPAVPNPLLAYIVQAFHKLFPLGDPPDYEPGPERSVAGIAAREGRSPESVAYDLLLEQDGYAFLYFPFLNYSGGDFAAIHEMLLHPHAVIGLGDGGAHCGVICDASTPTYLLTHWVRDRVRGPRLPIEMLVARQTRDTARLYGLLDRGTLAPGMLADVNLIDFDRLALEAPEMVYDLPASGRRLVQRVRGYRNTVKRGTVTYEQGEAVGALPGRLVRGPHAAPA
- a CDS encoding MATE family efflux transporter, with the translated sequence MSAPAVSTPAQAEPVELLALPPMRAVLRLAVPTTFVMVLATATNVLYTYFVSRLGSEAIAAVSLVFPISLLVGTAMTGGLGGGVASAIARALGAGRPGYAVEIAEHAIGLAVTVGVAFGLVMILGGTFVFRLMSGPRVDPAVLDAAAGFGRILFGGAAITFTGGMFDSMLRGEGNVRVPSTWSSVSLTLQMMLTPLCMFTLGMGLPGAAVALLASQGLATIPRAYYVFGGRGVIHPAPVPHRIRRAPLREILQVGVPASLSTIVNYLGLMILTTVVARLGTAHLAAWGLCTRFDFLLMSFAYGFAVAVLTLVGLATGARRPDRARVYVLRAGVCIVALLSIPAVVLWWNPSLWISVFSADPEIQEVGAAYFRLVGPSYPFVAVSMVLAFAFQGLGHATIPLCWMIVRVVGVLAASIICTQWLGLGERAVFAAVAVGNVTSSIVMVTLFRMTERRVAAAM